Within Cystobacter ferrugineus, the genomic segment AGCGCCACGCCCGCCGAGTACAGCGCCGCCTCGGTGCCCACGTGCGGCAGCACCTCCACGACGGGCGACTGATGCGTGGCATTCCGAGCCTCGCCCACGCCCACCGACGGCCCGGAAGGCGAGACGAGCACCAGCGTCTTGCCCACCTGCACGCGGTCTCCGGGGTGCAGCGCCACCTCGCCGGTGATGCGCTCGCCGTTGACCGACGTGCCATTGCGCGACCCCAGGTCCTCCACGTGCACCTGGTCCTCGCGCACGAAGAAGCGCGCGTGGCGGCGCGACAGCCGATCGTCCTCGGGAAGAGGAAGCTCACACGAGGGGCTGCGGCCCATCGTCGCCTCTCCGAGGAGTTCATGGCGAAGGCCAGCGCTGGGACCGGAGAGGAGCAACAGGGAGGGCATGAGCGGCGACGGGGCTATATCACCGAAGCTTCACGGTGGGTGCGTGGCCGTGGCCCGGGGAGGACGGCGTGGGAGCGATCGGCGCTCGCCGTGCCAGGTGGTATAGAGGAGGGGTGGACCCGCGAGGTCCTCGCGTTCGCGGAGGATGGAACGTGTCACGACAATTCATCGATACCCGGCGAACCTGGCGTCTGCGCGGCCGCGCGCAGGACTATCAGATAGTGAGGAATTTTGGCCTGGCCCAGGAGCCCGAGGAGCTCGTGTCGGCCAGTCTCCTGGTGGCCGAGCTGGATCGGTGGCTGTCCTCCACGTTCACCCAGCGCACGCTTCACGAATTGTACGAGGCCGTCACGGGCACTCCCCCAGTGAGGGAGCCGACGCTGAAGGATCAGCGGGCGGCCGAACGCATCAAGAGCCGCCTGGCCGAGGCCTTTCGCCGGGGAGAGCTGCTCGCGCTGCCCGCGGGGCCGGCGCGGCTCAAGAAGTGGCCGGTGCCCGCGCCGGTGAGGGCCCCGAGCCCGCTGCTCACCATTCCCCTGCTCGAGCAGATTGAGCAGCTCATCAAGCCGCGCGAGGAGAAGAAGGAGGAGAAGAAGCCCACGGCGTGGGTGGAGTTCGAGCTGGTGGACTCGGAAGGCGAGCCGCTCGCGGGCGTGGGCTACAAGCTCACCCTGCCGGACGGCTCGACGCGCGAGGGCAAGGTGGACGCCCAGGGACGGGTCCGCGTGGAGGGCATCGAGCCGGGAGAGTGCGTGGTCACCTTCCCGGAGCTGGACGCGTGAGCCTCAGCTCGAGAAGAGGTACGGCCGCTTCTTCTTGACGATGATCTTCGTGGGGGTGCCCGTCTGCAGCTTCACGCCCTGGGTGGCCAGGCGCCTGCGGGTCTCCTTCACGGTCTTCTTCTCGGGGGACTTGGCGTTGGAGGAGGACATGGCGCGCGAGTCTACACCCTAGCTGGGGCGCTCGGCCTGGAGCAGGGTGCGCACCTCTTCGTCCTCCAGGGTGCGGCCCTCGCGGCTGAGGGCGAGCGCATTGACGTCGGCCTCGGGCACTTCCACGTGGGCGCCCTTGCGCCACTCGGTGGTGTGCACGGCGCCATCCACCAGGCGGCCGACGATGGTGGCGTCGTCCCAGGAGAGCACCTCCAGCCAGAGCTGCTCCGTCGCATCGCCGCCGTCCGGGTGCGTCTCGAAGGGGGCGCGCACCAGGAAGGTGAGCGGCTCCATGAGGCCGCGGCGCAGGAAACGCGCCTTGAAGGCGGGCAGGAGCGACTGGGACTCCTCGTGCATCGACGCGGTGCGCTCGGTGGGCTCCTGGAGGAAGCGCTCGCGGAAGGGGCGCAAGAGCTCCGCCGTGTTGTGCCGCCCCTGGGGTGACACCACGGTGAGGTAGAGCCCCTCATGGCCCTCGAAGGCGTCCAGCGGCACGCCGAGCAGGTTGGTGCGCGCCTCGTCCGAGGGCACCAGCATGAAGGGCTGGCCCTCGCTCGTGCCCATCTGCGTGCGCAGCGGCGGCCCCTGCCCGAAGGCCAGGTCCGTGCACAGCTCGTGGAGGAAGGCCTCGGCGGGGAGCAGATCCTGCTCGCCCAGGTGGAAGATCTCCAGGTCCCTCGCGCCGAACTTCGCCATGCCGTGCGAGTGCACCCACAGGGGCGTCTCCCCCTCGATGACCTCCACGGCGTGGAGGTTCACGTGGTCGCGGATGTCGAAGTCCAGCTCGGTGATCTCCGCCACGTCATCGGGCTCGTGGACCTTGGACGAGGTGATGTCCACCAGCACGCCGGTGGAGTGGGTGAGCAGGACGCGGGCGCACATGAGGGCCACGAAGACGGGCACGGTGGGCTGGGCGGAGCCCGTCTCGAACGC encodes:
- a CDS encoding prealbumin-like fold domain-containing protein — its product is MSRQFIDTRRTWRLRGRAQDYQIVRNFGLAQEPEELVSASLLVAELDRWLSSTFTQRTLHELYEAVTGTPPVREPTLKDQRAAERIKSRLAEAFRRGELLALPAGPARLKKWPVPAPVRAPSPLLTIPLLEQIEQLIKPREEKKEEKKPTAWVEFELVDSEGEPLAGVGYKLTLPDGSTREGKVDAQGRVRVEGIEPGECVVTFPELDA
- a CDS encoding DUF2314 domain-containing protein, producing the protein MKEVYLVAIESAVPVAPELLLTSFEAEEMAFVLAPDGQGFTLEAEETRVEVVFESRPTPREWTNDLFSGSEPALEALGRARAFYRLAFETGSAQPTVPVFVALMCARVLLTHSTGVLVDITSSKVHEPDDVAEITELDFDIRDHVNLHAVEVIEGETPLWVHSHGMAKFGARDLEIFHLGEQDLLPAEAFLHELCTDLAFGQGPPLRTQMGTSEGQPFMLVPSDEARTNLLGVPLDAFEGHEGLYLTVVSPQGRHNTAELLRPFRERFLQEPTERTASMHEESQSLLPAFKARFLRRGLMEPLTFLVRAPFETHPDGGDATEQLWLEVLSWDDATIVGRLVDGAVHTTEWRKGAHVEVPEADVNALALSREGRTLEDEEVRTLLQAERPS